ttgacctgtTATCCCTCTTGCAACAATACACCgtgaagctgtgtgacatcgcactggcttgggaaacAGCGAACCACAACACGTGGAGAGAACATTTAAGAACAACTTCtgcaacattacgcgtcaccattccacaagtcggcttcacctaacgcctacgtgttttaggagaagctcgctttagaacactgtcgcgcgactcgcgggtggaaagcaagTGCTGTGCCTTTTAATCATTTCGCgaatttgggcagcattggccaaaaacggagacacaaaagcgtcacaaccgagctctttcactgacagtaatggaaaatgaacagccactgtctgttttcttgcctcaatctttattttggtttaattcgtttgatacgaatttttttcgctaccccgtgagattcgtatcatcgagattctactatAATTCTACTGTAGCAGCTCGGTTCCATGACACCGGCACTAGGCCTGTTCTCTAAAGACTAAAAATCCGACTAACAGCAAATACATTAAAGATGTGTGAACGTGAGATGAGACGTGTACGTGTGTACatttttaaaatattttttaaACTATTTGGGGGAACAATGCTGTTcgtttgtagcagacgacaaatatCTTTCGATATAATGGTAACGCTTTCTTCTTTTATATTCATATAGATTTAACTCGGTGCACGAACTCGCACGAACGGTTACCTGAAGTAATTCACGTACGTCTCcgaaaatataaaagaaataaaagaattCCCACGCAAATGCGCACAGCACTCAAACTTTTGAGTAACGAAAAAGTGCACCAGCATGCAACTGCACTACCTACGGCTAAATTTCGGCGCTCCATTGCACGGTTGGGTTGCACGCAGTGTTGCCAACATTCCAGACGAGCGATCCGCCAAAATAGCCAACCGATTCCGCCAGAATCCGCTAACTTTCGCGAAGAACCCGCTAAAATCCGCTAAACGCTGAAAAGTGATTGAATATGTTGAGATTGATGTATATTACACCTGTATTCATGGTGTTCAGGAGCTTGCTTCGCATTCTCGTTCATTTCTtctttccgttgttcctgacaaCTTCAGGACGGGAGGTGGTACTCGAAACAGCTCTTCCAGTGCCGTCTCAAGCCTGAGCGGATTGCCAGCGGCTTCGACCATGTCCGGCTTCATTTTATTGCGCAACTTGTTCTTTATCAAGTTCAGCTGGCTGAAGGTGcgatgaaaacacacacacacatatgggatgatgatgtggtgggtcattctccgccgttatggcggtacactgccccattgcgatGAAGATCCTCATTGAAGTGCGGAAAAAGCATGTTCTCCCATAGCTGAACAGTTGGAGCGATGCATCTTATATTCCTTTGCCACAGTACTGTCCGAGAAAGACTTTTTGTAATGTTCCCCGAGATGATCGGCGGTCAGCACTGAACTGGGTTCAGCAATAAAAAGCGCTGTCCTACCTTCAGTCTCATGTGCTGGATCGACTCTTCTCGGGGCGATGCGAACTGTCTGTTGACCGGACGTGAAATGTCCGGATGCTTTCCTGTGCTTTGCGCTCTCTCCATGCACCTTCAGGTTTGAGTACTGAGCGCACAGCTACAGAATCGGCACTCCACCGTTTCTGTCCAATCTGCCGCCGTTCTGCACCGTAGCCGTGCACTTAGCAGAGAGTCCCGGAGCCATTCCTTGCGAAATTTTTGCTTGTAGCTCATTTTCGGCATTTTAGTAGAATAGAAGGGTGCACACTGCAACAGACGCTAGTGAAAGCAAGAAAGGAAGCCAAGGACGCAACTCCACCTCCCAATGGGTAGACTTCGTGGGCTACTACAAGAGGGAGCAAGATGTCCTTACGCATTTCTTTAATTCGTGTTCTGGTGCAAAATTTCGGGTTATATGTCATCATATCCACTTGTAAACAATGCTGTGCTGGGTGACCGCAGCATGTaaggcctacactcttaaaatgaacttcactgcataacacgctcctagccaaccatgacctcaaatgatatcgttatctgccctgatttgttgaaaacgggaggcgtacgccatcttTGTGactattatgaacagcataagtgtcacaaaaaaggcgtacgcctctcgttttcaacaaatcaaggcagataacgatatcatttgagatcatggttggctaggaccgtgctatgaggtgaagttcatttttaagagtgtaatttCGTGCCCTAAGGACAGAGCAAAGTCCCTTCTTTCCGTATGGCGCGAGATCACGGCCCTAACTACTAAAGGGTCAGGCCTTAAACATTGTTCTCTGACCGGGGCATTAGTGGTGTGTGTTCTCCAAAAAGGTCAAAGAGGTTCTTgcagagaaaaagagagagcgCCGAATCGAAAGTGAGCTTCTTGAACGCAAACTCCCGTCAGATAGCAAAATTTCAGGTGACTGGTTTCGGTTCGGTAATTAGCATACTCTAGGGAATCTAGAGCTTTTTCGTACTTTTCAGCCAAAATGCGGCGAAAGTCTGAATCCGCTAGAATTCCCTAAATTCAGTCAGGACCCCGTCAGAAATTCCGCTAGCCGCTAAACATTTTTTTCCACCGCTAGATGCAAGTCGAATCCGCCAGATCTGGCGGGAAATCCGCTAAATTGGCAACACTGGTTGCACGTGGATCGACGACGACTCTGTGTGCGTGACGTCATACCCCCTTCGCCGCACATGTGAGTTTTGGTTTCGATGTGGGCGCACAACTCAATACTTTTATCAGTTAATTATAAACGGCAAGTAAGACGACTTTGTTTGCTACACTTTGGATAATCCGCGTCTCCTTCATTTAATGCATGGATTCCGTTTCTGCTACATGACTTTCTGCCATGCTGTCCCTCGACTACCAGTCGATTCATCGATTACTTCCTCCCGTGTTACGAACGCAAGGTGCTGCACCGGACAAATAACCGCTCCGTATTTGAAAGCTGGACGTTCCTTAGAAActattgttgttgtcgttgcaTTCGAGTGTAAATGTCGCCCTGACGTGCGCATAGCAACATATCTGGACATGTTCAAACTGAAGATAGTTGTAGTTGGACCATTACAAGTGAGTTTGTTGCTTTCCGTTACCAAGGTTACGACAATTATTTTCCTCTCCGTTAATTGTAGTCTGGAAAAACTGCAATCTCTAATTTCCTGGCAGAGGCAACTGAAAGCTCACATGGACAATACTCCCCCACAGTAGGTGTAAGGTACGCAAGTATATGTGACGTTGCCATGAAAACGTGCTGTTTGCCATTAACCCGACCCCATCGATGTGCATGAACAGAATCTTGGAATTTGAGAGCGAGTCAATCGCGGTGAAAGGACGCCAAAGAAGGGCATCAATTGAACTCTGGGACTGCAGCGGAGACGAAAAGTATTTACGGCGACGCATAAAAGTCATTCACAAAAATTAACGGGGTAACGCCTCTTATCAGGTATGAGTCTTGCTGGCCAGCTATTGCGAAGGATGCGCACGGAGTGATGCTTGTACACAACCCAAATCAGAAAAATATCGAGAAAGAGTTGGAAACATGGTGAGAATTAACCTGCTGAGGCAAATTAACACTTTTCACCCCAGAGTTGTGTCCCAACCGTCCAGGTACAACAGCTTCGTGCTCTCCCAAGGCATGGATGATGAGCAGTGCGCTGTGTTTCAGTATCGAAGCTCTGGACACACGAAGACCATGCATCCCCACGGTACGTCCATTCTTCCAATtgggaaaatgaaaaatattttgcCCTCGATAACGCTGGcaatgagcaaaaaaaaaaaaaaaaaaaaaagagagagagagagagaaagaaatgagAATGTGTATATACAACCGGCTCACTGTACGGTGTCGTGTAAAACACTTATAATCGCTATTTTTACCAGTTGTCAGCATCAGTTAGAATGCCATATACCACGCGAACGTttctgtcaaagaagtgcaattttttttttctagctttCAAAATTTACGAAATAGCACTGAAACAGTTCCTCCGTGACTTGCGGAGAATTCTGGCATATGAACCCTCTGAAAAATTCTAACAATTGTGCACTATGTTGATGTGTACATCTGCACAATATATTTGTCAACAAATTAGAGCATGACGCACTGTATTACCTGGTCCATCATTTGTTGCATCAGCTAAAATAAGTGTATACGGTGTGTTGCTCAAATTTGCTCTCTTCTAGAACACTGACGGAAAATGTTCCAAAAGCCGGTTACCGTGTAAttgacacgagcgacattcctcaGAATACTCCAGAGAAAGATGCAACATAACTTCCTGCTGTGACTTCCtgtcttcacgtgcactgctaaccgtggggggtatcctgcgacacagccacaagatattccatacTGGGGGCtggaaccggagacacggaagaAAAGAAACTTCTTTGACATCGCTTACATCCCCAAAAACCTTCGAAAGGGGGGGAAAGGGGTATGAGCTAGGGTTTACTCACACAGTTACCCCTCGTGGCAATCTCCCAAGATTCTAACAACAACCGTTTCCATTTGTTCctttctgttctgttctgttctgaaACGGCTGATGTTAGAATCTTGGGAGATTGCAACGAGGGGTAACTGTGTGAGTAAAACCCTTTCCCTCATACCCCTTTCCCCCTTTGGAGGTTTTTTGGGGACATAAGCGTTTGGTTCATAATAAACAGTTGCTGTGTCAGAGAAATTTATTTTCCCCCGTGTCTCCGGTTCCAGCCCTCAGTATATCCACCAGCTTGGCTGCACTTCTGTcgaagatattccgtagcagacgacaggaaaagacgctggcgGTGTCGTCTGAAGTAGgcaaagtgtcgtctgccaagtgtCAGCTAAGTGTCGTCTGTCGTCTGGATGCTCAACACAACACGGGGCAGATacttcggctccgtgagcagttttttgctttttcttccactggaatttcccgtgaggatgtcgctcgtgcgaatacacggATAGCGTACAAATACGAGTGTGAACGCATTTTGTGGAGAACTTGTTTTTAAAGCGTATATCTAAGCACGTTTTACTCTTTCGTAGCATTCGCCAGATTCTACTGGGCAACAAGCGGTATGGATGACAACGGTGGCGAATCGCTAAAGCAAGATTTCTACAGATACCTGGAAAGGCTGCTAAACGTCGTTAGCGAGAAGCACGACCAGGAGGAGCTCAATATAATCAGTCGCGACTGAGCGATTGAAAATTGAAATATGCCACGCCGCAACACCAATACAGACACCCGTATTGCCACCACAAGAGGACAAAATGACTGAGGCTACCGCAGGAAGCAAGTGCGCAGACGAATGGGGCGGTACGCAAGCGTTGTGCGTAACGGTGGACACATGCATTAGTTACTGCTGTCGTTTCAATAAACGTGAAACAATTTCCATCTTACCGGCAAGGTTGCTTCAGCGACACGTTCTATGTGACATCTCTCTTCCCAAGGCAGTATTCGCTGCTGTAGAATACTTCAATGTGAGAATCGCGATGTCCTTGTTTAGTTTCATGTAAAGCTCGGTGAGGCATTACAGCTGGCGTGTACTTTCGGTTTTGGAACTgccttatttttccttttcctttttacaATATATACCAATGGCATaattcaacaacaacagaatTCAGTTACTTGCAAAGCGCCTTTATCTTGTAAAAGAATTCTGGTCGGATAGATCACACCATAAACGTCCATATGCATCACCAGCACTACGATTAAATCGAAAGAACTGGAAGGAAGATATGCAGACATGCTGTTACCACGACTAAAAGTAATCATGTTTCACATTCTTTGCCGCCATCTCGGCATTTCCTGGAATGTACAAAGAGACACTTTTATGCGGGGGTATGTGTGGGTATACATATATGTGTGTTTCTGTTCTCGTCTTCTCCCTCTGCATCTTACGAACTCTCTCACGCTGGGGGAAGTATTCCCGTTCTCGGGGCTATGGCCGTCCGTTCCGCTGCACAAAACAACGGAACGGAAAAACAACGGAATCTGGAATGCAACAAGATTTATTGACTTGCAAGGCAAAGCCCAGCTCTTGGCGCCCATATTCCCCAGATTTCTATGCCTCCTCCAGAGCTCTTCTCCGCTCTGCAACGCCGCCTGCCTTCCTCCACCAAACAGTCGTATAGCTGTCGTAGACTACTTATGAAAGCACGGGCCGTCATCAAGTCTCAAATCCCAACAGGGTtcctgcgtcctgggccgacttcacagggcaCTATAAATAAGTGGTATATCTCCAAATGATTTGCCCAGTCATCGCGGGATATCGTTTGAGTAGACCAATGAGAGCCAGCCTTCCATTGTCTTGAGAAAGAGAGCTTTAGCGCCCCTTTAGAGTTCACATTGCTTGTGAGGAATTCTGTGAGACAGTTATAGGCCTATCGGCGGAATGTCAAAGATTCTGCGCATCACGAGTGAAAGACACGGAAGATGGAAGCAATGTGCCTTCGACAAACGGGACAGGCGTCCTGACGCTTCAACAGCATCCGTCCACACTGAGCGCACGTGCACAGGTGGTGACACGGGTGCAGAACACAGTTGCGCTCTTCGTCCATGCAAACGACGCAGTCTCTCTCGCGTCCAATGCCTCCAGCACTGCTCGATGCTCCCCCTCCAGATGCTTCAAGTTCAGCCGTCAGTGTCCGGCATAAAGTGTCCTGTACCCAGAAAGATATGAAAACGTCGCGGAGCAAAAGCCTGGTTAAAACGGGACAccaaccgtgtattcacacgagtgaaCATCCCCGCGGAATagtattctagtggaaggaaaagcgaaagttctgctgcgtcttatgtCGAGCATTCACACTGATTATGcgcacctagcagacgacaccatcggtcgtgtcgtctgctacggaacatcTTACAGCTGAGCCGCAGGACATGGCGTTGTGTGctcgtgctcacgtgacagcagaaaatAGTGACGTTTCGCGCATCTTCCGCCGGAGTATTCTTGGGAATGTCGTTCGTGTAAATACACGGTTAGTGCCACAAAACATTGAAAGCTACAATCGACATGCATTTTAAAGTGCCACTGCGGAAAAAAAATTGtactttattttaaaaaaagaacctCGCTCAAAGACTCTCTCAAAGCGCAAAATACATATAGATGCAAACAGCGAACAACATGCGCCACCCACGAATTTACTCAAAAGAACCCGCAAAACTGCATAtatatagtttcggattcttcGAGAATATAGGTGAGGTCACGAAAAGCTCTATAGTGTCTGTCTCCCTAGCGACAGCGCGCGTCTCCGCCCTCCGCCCCACGTCGGAAGACTGCCAGCAGCAGCCGCGGTGAGGAGACGAAAGCAGCAATGTTGCGAGGAGCAATGTTGCAGGACGCTACAGGTAGAGCGGGCACTTCATGGCGTCACGTTTctcaaaattaaaaaaaagaaaatcgtgTTTTATACTTTCCCGTCACACAGAGAAAGAATATTCTGGGAGTATACGGTGTGCGATACATGAAGGTTCTGGAGACGCTAGACCTAGACCAGACgataactgaaaaaaaaaaaaaaaaaaaaagccctccTTGTACTGCTCTTAACGCTGTGTTCCGTCTCAAGAACGTGCGACATGTCGGCTAAGACAGCTAGACACAGAAATGGCAGAAATATCGTGAACTCCCTTGTATTGGTCGTTGCTATGTGGCGCAATCGAAAGTATTACTACGATTTTTCCGGCATTACGAAACGATGCACCGCATCAGCGCAGAGCACGTCGAGCACGTCCTTACAGAATGTGAGCTCTGTACGGCACAGAGAGGCGGGTGCTTCCTGTTCACTAGTATCAGCAGGAATACATTCATAGTCGTGGTCTTCAAATGTTCATGGAATTCCTGATGACCACCGGTTTGCCCCACACGCTTTAGTGTTAACCCCTCTTTTCCAGTGCCCCTTTCGGTGCTTTTTTCTCTGTTAGGACACCTCAATCGTACCCTGAATGGTTCTTCATCCGACCGAAAGTCAAACTTGCGCACTGCTACAAAATCTCGCGTTTTACTCTCCCCCGCAAGAAGCGCTCCGTACAGGGACGTGATTTGGACAATCCTTGAAACAGTCAACATGGACAACCTGCGGATATACAACCAGGGATGTCCATCTATGATGCTCCCAGGGATGTCCAGCGGATATCCATTTTTAGATACGGACGCACTGGGATCTACTTCGGACGTCCACAGGATAAAGTGTTATGACTGGGGACGTACTGTACTTTAGCGCCCCATGTCCCCGTCATCATCTATTCGTTGTTATATCAGTGCAGTTCATCTAATTTATTGGGACGTACCTGATTCGGTAAGTCCGGTAGGGTGCAGCGCGGAACGACGGGAAACCTTCGTGAGCGCGACGTTGATTGAAGCGCCCTGGTCCGCCGAGCTTCTCTCTCCACGTCGGTCAGAATAAGAGGCTCCGGACCAGCACGAAGAAAACAGGTCTTACCCATTCGTTCCAAGAAGACACGCACACGGTTGAGAGTTGCAGTTGAGGTGGCCGCACACAGTTGTAACTCCACCTGCGTGTGTGTCGCAGTCAAGTCAGCTGGGATATTCGCGCCATGATGGCATCACATAATACCTCAGGAATGGCATAGACTGGGAAAAGGAAACGCATGCCGAGGCAACGTTCGGGATACACAGCGCGCTCAAAGATAGCTTCAACGTCGACACGCAAGCTGCTAGAAGCCAAGACGCTGTTTGGGCTGCAATTGCGGGACACAACCTCCATGAGCTCCGCTTTCGCTCCCACGTCATCGTTGATGCACTCCACCACAATTTCCGCTCCCTGCGGATTTGCCACTAATGAGACCAAACACCACACGAATGCTGCAAGGTAACTGTGTTATGGAACAGCCTCGCGAAAAAAGCGTagtcgcagtagcagacgacacacacacacacacaaaaaaaaaaaaaactacagcgataAAAAGGGgagaaagcaagcgagctggtggcagaCATCCATAACGAAAACACGAGACTAgaagaaaacaaataaaaattatattaaaaaataaaaagggacgCACACAAACACGAGTCTCAAAGTTTGTGTGCgtccttttttatttattttcccctagctagtctcgggttttcgttatcgaaaaaaacgaagaaaaagaaaaattgtgttgCCTGTGCAATCAATTTTATGACCGAAAATTGTATAAGTAGTATTTTGTGCAAATAAAATTGATTTCAAATATATATTTGCGAAGTTATTATTGTTAACTTTAACTAATTTATATTAAATAACATTGCCACCGCTATATTATACGCAGGTCGCTGAATTTCTAGCTGGTGCTATATATTAGTACGAATATTTTTCATAAGTAGTAATTTCATAAGTATTTTTCAATATTTTATCGCGAAGTAACAATATCCGAAATACGTACTTCATTCTTTTTCGTTTATCAATTCAACTTACTTTCAATGCTTCTTGAAGGCGACTCATGCAGAAGACAGCTCCGACGAAAGCTGGCTGAGCGAGGATGCCGCACTCTCTGAGGGCCTTGCGATCTTCCGCTAGCCGAGGCTGCAGTCGGTCGAGGGCCACGCTAGACGAGTCATACGTACGCACCTCGTGTCCGTGGAATGCCAGCTCTCCAGCTACGTTCGCGCCGAGTCCACCGCAGCCGATAACGGCTACCCGCACCATGGCGTTCTACCTACTTCATCGGGGGCTTGCTTCACGATGGGTTGTTCACGTGAATACACTGCTGAGATGAACAGACAATACATAGGCTACGTATTTATCGTGCAACTCCGGACTTGTCGTTCGGACATATCGTTTCATCCGAATACAACGACAACTCTCGGTTACTATGacaacggtttcggtttcgatttgacCGAGGAAGTAGAAGCCGTAGAAGCAACGTGCGCGGATCAGGAACGCCACGCAATGGACGGGGAAGTAAACATAAGTGGGGGCCGTGGAGATCCAAGGAATCCCAGGccaaaatctggactggttccatttgaatgtggatggttccggaatggttccagttgaatcttggtggtcccagctggattcgcaagtggggtggctggttccacattggtgaaatcagtggtaccactctggcctcaaatggttccagaacttacagtgggagcctcacaggtaccattttgttcccacaatggtcaattgaaccactttagattccaagctgggcagcttccccctttgagatccgttaggggaagaagagtccactcttgccatatacccttctgttttttttttttttttgcttttctagCCATTATTTTGATGTATTTTAGCACGCGTATGATCTATATTTCTGGGTTTTTTATCCGTTTACGTCTTCgataaaatatatgctgtaacttcaattcgtgctcATATTCTCATCTAAAGGCAAATGTCATAAAATGTACCAGCAAACTGCCAAAAGACACAATCCAAAGATGACATACTCCGCCAAATAATTAGAagaactaaaaacaaagaggtaattgcacgggctgacccaaagcagatgcaataattatgagggcgctccggtgcggcgggaggctttcaacccagactgcccgcgaaaagtgagctgtcagatatttcgaaactttatcaaccaatcccggagcgcgcatcctcctttggccaatgagcatccgtcatgatgcctgacgatgtaataccacgtggctgtgacgtgattttatttttctactgccgcaaatgcggggagctgtggaggcctctttcaattcaaattctaACGGCATGCCGCGAGAGGGAGCAGAGAGCAGAGACCAAAGAGAGCGCGTCAGTTGGAAGTTGGAACTTGACGCGTCGTTGCGAGGTCGTTTTTTCTCTTCGGTTACCGTGGCAGATATCGAGCATCGCCTGTGCACTATTTACGTGGTTTTAGTGCGTTTTCTAAGACAACGTGACGACAATGAGTCATGTGAAACATATTGGCGATATCTCGGAGAAGTTTCGACGCTAGGAAGACACAGCGTCCGGAGAAGAACCGGACGATGAAACGCCAAACGCACTGCACAGAATGTTTCTTCCGATTTTAAGAGGTATAAGTGCTTACCGTGGTGCTTCGATTACTACTGATTATGTGTTTTATTTTAGGAGCTAGAGGAACCTGAGAAACATGGTTAAGACGAGTATAAACATTAGGATCGTTTTGTGAAGAGGAAAATTGTACATGCCGCGACCTACATGGACGGAGGTGTCATCTTTGAGAAAATACAGGtgtgaggtggtcaacaaaacgccatgttccctgttgttcgtgagtgcatcgcaaatTCAACACAAGCACATGCCTCGTCTGAACGCAGTGAGTGATTACCCGTGTGCGACTTAGTACGTGAGAGATGTATCGATTATTTCTTTATCCTTAAtgtatgctcatagcagaataaacaatatttacttcaacagtatgtgcttttctacgcattactttcggtcatgcatttagtggtcccatctgctaagtggtcggatccgagaccacttagcagaAGGGACCACTGGATAATTTCCATTGGTTCCACTACAAGTGGTACCaccgtgaaactggttccacttttaactggtcccagccattgaatggttccacattccaagtggttcctgtccgataatccacttcgaagtggtcccactccagatttttgcctgggataGGTGGGATGATGAAGTTCGTGACGCCATACAACAAAGGAAACAGGCAGCAAGAAAGAACTAACCCTCTAAATTAACTAACCCTCTATCTAGAGAACTGGAGAAAAAACAGACAATACCTACGCACAGTACTTAGAACCACTGAGAACACACACAGAATACGGGCGGCCAGGCTAGTGTAGGAGAAAATTGCAAGATGAATGGATCGGATTGGCTTAAAGAAATCGGTAGAATTAAACGGACACATATGGGCGAACGGATCGTTCGGGTTCGGGCGTATACTGGTCACCGGGGGGCGACGGAAACGGTGACGAAGAAGGCGTTTCAGAAGCTTGGAAGTACGCAAAATCAATTAAGGGACAGAGAGCTTATTTACGGGGCCGGAGAAGTACATAATTTCAGACAGAGAATGGGACCGTGCGGTGAAGAATGCCCACAGTCACCGCAACTCAGAGCCGTTTGGCGTGCAAATACAAGCAGGCTACAATGGAAACGCGTCTTACAAGTAGCAGCTAGAAAGGTGCTTGCTCCATGGTGATATGCCCGCAGAACGGCAAAAGAGTAGAGATAGTAAGGGTAAATATGAGAATAGTTGCATAGGATCCTACCGTCCAATAAGCATCACATCACTATAGTGTACAGGACAGCAATGCAGGGGCTCAAAGGAAGAATACAGAGCTGGATGGAAGGTATTCTGGGCGAAGTACACGACGGGTTTCTCTTCTTTGCTGATAAAAATACTGAGTTTCCGCCATCCACGTGATTACCCCCTCCGTACGTCTGTTCGCTAATTTCCTCTGACCTATAATTTCTGCCCTCAAATTTAAGCCAAGCGCGTTCCCCCTAGATGGCAAACTGGAGCTTGCACTGGCTTTATATAACACTCTTCCATCAGCAATGCTTtgtgagaaaaagaaaacttccGCAGTCGTCGCAAATTTCGCCTCAGACTGCAGTAAAAGATAGCCTACGTCTGCGAAAAAAAGAACATAAAAGAGAAAACCCGAAATGACATACGACTAAAATAACGGAAGCAACCGTGAGTAATATAACATGCAAATTTGCAACGTCAGATAATTTTTACGTATCGTCGTTTCATCAATACGTTCGCAATGCAATTCCCGGTCAAGGCTACGCTACACGTTTCGGAATCCAGAGTGCTACAGAATTCGAGCGCCTAGCGCCGCAGCCTAAAAAAACTATTGGGTGCCAGTGGATCTCCGCAGGAAAACCTGCCAGATTCAAAGGGGATAAGACACAGCCTCAACCAAGAACTTTCGCTGCCTTGCAGTGGACCGCCCACCAGACGCATGGGGTCCTCGGGTCCTCGAAACCGAAATTAGAAGAAGATAAGAAGCTAGCCAACGAGGTGGGACAGAAGACAATCCAGTGGCTAAGCCGAAGCGTCCGAAAAACTGATCTGCTTTTCTACTTtactatatttttttattttgtttgacAAAACAGCAGAGCCAGAAACAACACGTTGGAAAGGTCACTATCACGATACTTCAAACTACGGGAATTGAAGATTGAACGTGAAGTGTTGTTGGTTCTATTTGTGTTGTAGCAATGACAAGTTTGTTGTGTCGTGGAAGTTGGGGCTTCCTCGCGACTCGACTGCTCAAATTTGAACCAGTGTCTCAGCTCATCAGTGTCAAGTGGCCACTTGTGCGACATTCCAGTAGCAGTAGCCACCCGAAAATCTACACCCGAACTGGGGATAAAGGTTAGGGCGATGCGGCAGTGGCAACCATATTATACGACCCTTATGTTTGCGCCTCTTTACTAAAGGGACATCGGCCACGTTCACCGGCGAACGTCGTCGTAAAGACGATGCTATATTCGAAGCTTTAGGGGCAACTGATGAACTCAACTCTCATGTGGGCTATGCTCGGTCCTTGTTGCAGCACGAGGAGCTCAAGTACCAGCTTGAACGGGTCAGTGTTTTTAGATGGTGGATTTCTGTGTGTTTGAACGACTTTGCTTACTCTTTTTTcttaatgtatatatttgtta
This sequence is a window from Ornithodoros turicata isolate Travis chromosome 10, ASM3712646v1, whole genome shotgun sequence. Protein-coding genes within it:
- the LOC135370268 gene encoding intraflagellar transport protein 22 homolog — encoded protein: MFKLKIVVVGPLQSGKTAISNFLAEATESSHGQYSPTVGVRILEFESESIAVKGRQRRASIELWDCSGDEKYESCWPAIAKDAHGVMLVHNPNQKNIEKELETWYNSFVLSQGMDDEQCAVFQYRSSGHTKTMHPHAFARFYWATSGMDDNGGESLKQDFYRYLERLLNVVSEKHDQEELNIISRD
- the LOC135370852 gene encoding probable 3-hydroxybutyryl-CoA dehydrogenase, with the translated sequence MVRVAVIGCGGLGANVAGELAFHGHEVRTYDSSSVALDRLQPRLAEDRKALRECGILAQPAFVGAVFCMSRLQEALKGAEIVVECINDDVGAKAELMEVVSRNCSPNSVLASSSLRVDVEAIFERAVYPERCLGMRFLFPVYAIPEVELQLCAATSTATLNRVRVFLERMGKTCFLRAGPEPLILTDVEREARRTRALQSTSRSRRFPVVPRCTLPDLPNQDTLCRTLTAELEASGGGASSSAGGIGRERDCVVCMDEERNCVLHPCHHLCTCAQCGRMLLKRQDACPVCRRHIASIFRVFHS